One Hordeum vulgare subsp. vulgare chromosome 4H, MorexV3_pseudomolecules_assembly, whole genome shotgun sequence DNA window includes the following coding sequences:
- the LOC123449943 gene encoding silicon efflux transporter LSI2 — protein MALASLPKVVLGSFAFAVFWMMAVFPSVPFLPIGRTAGSLLSAVLMIVFHVISPDDAYASIDLPILGLLFSTMVVGGYLKNAGMFKHLGTLLAWKSQGGRDLLCRVCVVTALASALFTNDTCCVVLTEFVLELAAERNLPAKPFLLALASSANIGSSATPIGNPQNLVIAFNSKISFPRFLIGILPAMLAGMAVNMVMLLCMYWKDLEGVAPDADGKQMAVVEEGGRSPSVASLKSPHPFNGTMADDGNESMMEENLSTKHPWFMQCTEHRRKLFLKSFAYIVTVGMVVAYMAGLNMSWTAITTAIALVVVDFRDAEPCLVKVSYSLLVFFSGMFITVSGFNKTGLPGAIWNFMAPYSKVDSAGGISVLSVIILLLSNLASNVPTVLLMGNEVATAAALISPAAVTRSWLLLAWVSTVAGNLSLLGSAANLIVCEQARRAPRNAYELTFWNHLIFGVPSTLIVTAVGIPLIGKM, from the exons ATGGCGCTCGCGTCTCTCCCCAAGGTGGTGCTGGGCTCCTTCGCCTTCGCCGTCTTCTGGATGATGGCGGTGTTCCCGTCGGTGCCGTTTCTCCCCATCGGCCGGACGGCGGGGTCGCTGCTCTCCGCCGTGCTCATGATCGTCTTCCACGTGATCAGCCCCGACGACGCCTACGCCTCCATCGACCTCCCCATCCTCGGCCTGCTCTTCTCCACCATGGTCGTCGGTGGGTACCTCAAGAACGCCGGCATGTTCAAGCACCTCGGCACCCTCCTCGCGTGGAAGAGCCAGGGCGGCCGCGACCTGCTCTGCCGCGTCTGCGTCGTCACCGCGCTCGCCTCCGCGCTCTTCACCAACGACACCTGCTGCGTCGTGCTCACCGAGTTCGTGCTCGAGCTCGCCGCCGAGCGCAACCTGCCCGCCAAGCCCTTCCTCCTCGCGCTCGCCTCCAGCGCCAACATCGGCTCCAGCGCCACCCCCATCGGCAACCCGCAGAACCTCGTCATCGCCTTCAACAGCAAGATCTCCTTCCCCAGGTTCCTCATCGGGATCCTGCCGGCCATGCTCGCCGGCATGGCCGTCAACATGGTCATGCTGCTCTGCATGTACTGGAAGGACCTCGAGGGCGTGGCCCCCGACGCCGACGGCAAGCAGATGGCCGTCGTGGAGGAGGGCGGCCGCTCGCCGTCCGTGGCGTCGCTCAAGAGCCCGCACCCCTTCAACGGCACCATGGCCGACGACGGGAACGAGTCGATGATGGAGGAGAACCTCTCCACCAAGCACCCCTGGTTCATGCAGTGCACGGAGCACCGGCGCAAGCTCTTCCTCAAGAGCTTCGCCTACATCGTGACGGTGGGCATGGTGGTGGCCTACATGGCCGGGCTCAACATGTCGTGGACGGCCATCACCACCGCCATCGCGCTGGTTGTCGTAGACTTCCGGGACGCCGAGCCCTGCCTCGTCAAGGTCTCCTACTCGCTGCTCGTcttcttctccggcatgttcatcaccGTCAGCGGCTTCAACAAGACGGGGCTGCCGGGCGCCATCTGGAACTTCATGGCGCCCTACTCCAAGGTGGACAGCGCCGGCGGCATCTCCGTGCTCTccgtcatcatcctcctcctctccaaCCTCGCCTCCAACGTACCAACAG TGCTGCTGATGGGGAACGAGGTGGCTACCGCGGCGGCGCTCATCTCGCCGGCAGCGGTGACGCGGTCCTGGCTGTTGCTGGCGTGGGTGAGCACGGTGGCGGGCAACCTGTCGCTGCTAGGGTCAGCAGCGAACCTGATCGTGTGCGAGCAGGCACGCCGGGCGCCCCGCAACGCCTACGAGCTCACCTTCTGGAACCACCTCATCTTCGGCGTGCCCTCCACCCTCATCGTCACCGCCGTCGGCATCCCCCTCATCGGAAAGATGTAG
- the LOC123450892 gene encoding putative ATPase, plasma membrane-like: protein MASRGSRSDTGARAGSSPEAEAEAGMATAEEMAELETVDEEEVLRRLATGLTAVEAPRRLRLHGPNVVARPHHVRALSSPLSLHPLINQNSDSEGSMFRVFLMTIFSLWGWHHVFPEYKTIFSLWGWHHVFPEYKTMVCAILNSMSWVTVLTTVVSLAVASADKRSYMLAAFIFLLATTSIACITAKLAVEYAKSPLEAKAYAPRAKVLRDGSWIDVHATNLVPGDIIFLKVGDIVPANARVLRFQKIDTMTCWAKRSIDCVHGFLIYYAWTVSCGQGTAVVIATGSGIPRCTLRLYPQRYARPGQLKEGIMVAGCFCFSLILVGTLAEVVLILLFRKHSPGGMLHNCHFMPLIGGIPMAMPVVIYLALALGSLRLCFLGIASRGTVALEDLASMDVMLFNLTGTLTCNKPCFSRDKIELFANGVDKDQAIILAARASRSQHEFYVEPIDAAVLSLLDDPEQARAGIEVLEHHERFFVALKLMFLTTYIDSNGAKCCVFKGDPSKASHRVKKHRDKQPSPTAITMHAFAIFHILCGSSMWLQQSSQRENKHGSCWEFIGLLPFRDDLRSDSVASIDSLIDLGLDIRILTESPLLTTKQVCGKLGKLGINVLPAHSVFELRRNNREVHLNVNGISDLFPEDNSDIVKRLRDFGCRCAMVGYEFLDHDAIGESHIGISVAEATDYTKSESDLVLTQPGLLPISSAVQISREICQIMRGYTIYTVSSTVHLVGIHVILLLWNFNLSSFLALVISTFSYCTSFATLFERVELSNSPDRWRVKKIIASGVVSGSYIILSTAIFFRAATLTDFVSYKFEGRSLMGSDEETRAALFLQMSIVNQAVVLFVHSDDCCLIRCPGPVVACTFIFTQMVATHKAVYGDLDLALPKGVGCLRAGLIWLYNFAVLMTPLLICHTWRRANMTAEKLLAICIHSAIMRIASLWLLYVILDVRLQQPVCT, encoded by the exons ATGGCGAGCCGAGGAAGCCGAAGCGACACGGGAGCGCGTGCTG GATCGAgcccggaggcggaggcggaggcggggaTGGCTACGGCGGAGGAAATGGCGGAgctg GAGACGGTGGATGAGGAGGAGGTGCTGCGGCGGCTGGCCACGGGGCTCACCGCCGTCGAGGCGCCGCGGCGGCTCCGCCTCCACGGGCCCAACGTCGTCGCCCGCCCCCACCACGTGAGGGCTCTCTCCTCGCCTCTCTCCCTTCACCCATTAATCAATCAGAATTCAGATTCA GAGGGCAGCATGTTCAGAGTATTCCTGATGACGATATTCTCGCTCTGGGGATGGCATCATGTGTTTCCTGAGTACAAGACGATATTCTCGCTCTGGGGATGGCATCATGTGTTTCCTGAGTACAAGACCATGGTCTGTGCGATACTTAATTCCATGTCATGGGTTACTGTACTAACTACAGTTGTATCTCTCGCCGTCGCATCAGCTGATAAGAGATCTTACATGCTGGCCGCATTCATCTTTTTACTAGCCACGACCTCAATAGCATGCATTACTGCAAAGCTTGCTGTGGAGTATGCTAAGTCACCACTGGAGGCCAAAGCATACGCACCAAGGGCCAAGGTGCTGAGAGATGGGAGTTGGATAGATGTGCACGCAACGAATCTGGTCCCTGGGGATATCATATTTCTCAAGGTTGGGGACATTGTCCCTGCCAATGCTCGTGTCCTCCGGTTTCAGAAAATTGACACGATGACTTGCTGGGCTAAAAGGTCTATTGACTGTGTGCATGGCTTCCTCATATATTATGCTTGGACGGTGTCATGTGGCCAAGGGACTGCTGTTGTTATTGCGACTGGCAGCGGCATCCCTAGATGCACACTGCGACTCTACCCACAGCGTTATGCTCGACCGGGGCAACTTAAAGAAGGAATCATGGTTGCTGGCTGCTTTTGCTTTTCCCTTATACTTGTTGGTACTCTTGCTGAGGTAGTCTTAATATTGCTCTTCCGCAAACACAGCCCTGGGGGCATGCTGCACAATTGCCACTTTATGCCATTGATTGGTGGGATTCCAATGGCAATGCCTGTTGTCATCTACCTGGCATTGGCATTGGGATCTCTAAGGCTTTGTTTCCTGGGAATTGCTAGCCGAGGAACAGTTGCACTCGAAGATCTGGCCAGCATGGATGTGATGCTCTTCAACTTGACTGGTACCTTGACGTGTAATAAACCCTGTTTTTCAAGGGACAAG ATCGAGTTGTTTGCTAATGGTGTTGACAAAGATCAAGCTATTATATTAGCTGCACGAGCATCAAGATCTCAACATGAATTCTATGTAGAGCCAATTGATGCAGCTGTTCTAAGCCTCTTGGATGATCCCGAACAG GCAAGAGCTGGTATTGAGGTCTTAGAGCACCATGAGCGCTTCTTTGTTGCACTGAAGTTGATGTTCCTAACTACATACATTGATAGCAACGGAGCCAAGTGCTGCGTATTCAAAGGTGATCCATCGAAGGCAAGTCACCGTGTCAAAAAACATAGAGACAAGCAACCAAGCCCCACTGCCATCACCATGCATGCGTTTGCaattttccacatattgt GTGGCTCATCAATGTGGCTCCAGCAGAGCAGTCAAAGAGAAAATAAGCATG GCTCATGCTGGGAGTTCATTGGCCTTCTACCTTTCAGAGATGACCTTAGAAGTGATAGTGTAGCTTCTATTGATAGCCTTATCGATTTGGGTTTGGATATAAGAATCCTCACGG AAAGTCCATTGCTGACTACAAAGCAAGTATGTGGAAAGCTTGGAAAACTAGGCATCAATGTGTTACCTGCCCACTCGGTGTTTGAGTTACGTCGTAATAACAGAGAAGTTCACTTAAACGTCAATGGGATTTCCGATCTTTTTCCAG AGGACAACAGTGATATAGTGAAAAGGTTAAGGGATTTCGGATGTCGTTGTGCAATGGTTGGGTATGAATTCCTTGATCATGATGCCATAGGTGAAAGCCATATTGGAATTTCAGTAGCTGAGGCCACTGATTACACCAAAAGTGAATCTGATCTTGTTTTGACTCAGCCTGGCCTGTTACCTATTTCATCAGCTGTGCAAATCAGTAGGGAGATCTGTCAGATTATGAGGGGTTACACG ATCTACACTGTGTCATCAACTGTCCATCTT GTTGGTATCCATGTCATTTTACTCTTGTGGAACTTTAATTTGTCAAGTTTCCTGGCTTTGGTGATCTCCACTTTTAGCTATT GTACATCCTTTGCAACATTATTCGAAAGGGTGGAACTGAGTAATTCACCAGATAGATGGAGAGTTAAGAAAATCATTGCAAGCGGTGTTGTTTCTGGTAGCTACATAATTCTTAGCACAGCCATTTTTTTCAGGGCTGCAACACTTACAGACTTCGTTTCA TATAAATTCGAAGGTAGATCGCTGATGGGCTCCGATGAAGAAACTAGAGCTGCCTTGTTCCTTCAAATGAGCATAGTGAACCAGGCTGTTGTACTGTTTGTTCATTCTGACGATTGCTGCCTTATCAGATGTCCTGGACCTGTTGTAGCATGTACTTTTATTTTTACTCAGATG GTGGCAACCCATAAAGCCGTATATGGTGACTTGGATTTGGCACTACCAAAGGGTGTTGGTTGCCTCAGAGCAGGATTGATATGGTTGTACAACTTTGCGGTGCTCATGACCCCTCTTTTAATTT GTCACACATGGAGACGCGCAAACATGACTGCTGAGAAATTGTTGGCAATATGCATACATTCAGCCATCATGCGTATAGCTTCGCTCTGGTTACTGTATGTAATACTTGATGTCAGGCTGCAGCAGCCAGTCTGTACTTAG
- the LOC123449944 gene encoding SKP1-like protein 21 isoform X1, whose translation MSESELSVIKPESLKTYIWLQCFDGSIQQVEEEVAMFCPMICREIVKNGTGSSKNHAIALPERVNPSSLSLILDYCRFHQVPGRSNKERKSFDEKFVRIDTEKLCELTSAADSLQLKPLVDLTSRALARIIEGKTPEEIRDIFHLPDDLTEEEKLEPLKNLNDDPRIRLLNRLYAKKRKELQERQKLKDIQVKQEQKDERSLDELLCFINGDGGSGGGKAGKNKKKNKRRKDPKNLPKADPEHVNKDEGARAVSCNVGAVNNISRAPCPSSDVQGDNEYPFEDGDLDDGLDPAMQEELDREVEDFARRLNSVWPERMHLGQERRIESQLIGGNGSLQRFSGFNHR comes from the exons ATGTCAGAAAGTGAGTTATCAGTAATAAAACCAGAG TCCTTGAAGACTTATATTTGGCTTCAGTGCTTTGATGGATCCATACAGCAAGTGGAGGAAGAGGTTGCCATGTTCTGCCCTATGATATGTCGAGAAATTGTCAAAAATGGCACagggtcatccaaaaatcatgctATTGCTCTCCCAGAAAGAGTTAATCCATCAAGTTTGAGTTTGATTCTTGACTACTGTCGATTTCATCAAGTCCCAGGGCGCTCCAACAAG GAGCGGAAGTCATTTGATGAAAAGTTTGTTAGGATAGACACCGAAAAACTTTGTGAGCTGACGTCTGCAGCTGACAGTCTTCAATTAAAGCCATTGGTTGATCTTACTAGTCGAGCACTTGCTCGAATTATTGAAGGGAAGACACCTGAGGAAATCCGTGATATTTTTCATTTACCAGATGACTTAACGGAG GAAGAAAAATTGGAGCCACTGAAAAATTTAAACGATGATCCCAGGATTCGCTTATTGAATCGATTGTATGCAAAGAAACGGAAAGAACTACAGGAGCGCCAGAAACTAAAG GATATTCAGGTAAAGCAAGAGCAAAAGGATGAGCGATCTTTGGATGAGTTACTATGTTTTATAAATGGGGATGGAG GTTCTGGTGGTGGGAAAGCTggtaagaataagaaaaagaacaAGAGAAGGAAGGATCCTAAGAACCTCCCAAAGGCTGACCCTGAACATGTAAATAAG GACGAAGGTGCCCGTGCGGTTTCATGCAATGTGGGTGCTGTTAATAATATTTCTAGAGCTCCTTGCCCAAGTTCAGATGTGCAAGGTGATAATGAGTATCCCTTTGAAGATGGTGATCTTGATgatggacttgatcctgcaatgcAGGAAGAGCTTGATAG GGAAGTAGAGGACTTCGCAAGGAGGCTGAATTCTGTTTGGCCTGAAAGAATGCATTTGGGTCAAGAAAGAAGAATTGAGTCACAGCTGATTGGTGGTAATGGTTCTCTGCAGAGATTTTCTG GGTTCAATCACAGGTGA
- the LOC123449944 gene encoding SKP1-like protein 21 isoform X2, translating into MSESELSVIKPESLKTYIWLQCFDGSIQQVEEEVAMFCPMICREIVKNGTGSSKNHAIALPERVNPSSLSLILDYCRFHQVPGRSNKERKSFDEKFVRIDTEKLCELTSAADSLQLKPLVDLTSRALARIIEGKTPEEIRDIFHLPDDLTEEEKLEPLKNLNDDPRIRLLNRLYAKKRKELQERQKLKDIQVKQEQKDERSLDELLCFINGDGGSGGGKAGKNKKKNKRRKDPKNLPKADPEHVNKDEGARAVSCNVGAVNNISRAPCPSSDVQGDNEYPFEDGDLDDGLDPAMQEELDREVEDFARRLNSVWPERMHLGQERRIESQLIGGFNHR; encoded by the exons ATGTCAGAAAGTGAGTTATCAGTAATAAAACCAGAG TCCTTGAAGACTTATATTTGGCTTCAGTGCTTTGATGGATCCATACAGCAAGTGGAGGAAGAGGTTGCCATGTTCTGCCCTATGATATGTCGAGAAATTGTCAAAAATGGCACagggtcatccaaaaatcatgctATTGCTCTCCCAGAAAGAGTTAATCCATCAAGTTTGAGTTTGATTCTTGACTACTGTCGATTTCATCAAGTCCCAGGGCGCTCCAACAAG GAGCGGAAGTCATTTGATGAAAAGTTTGTTAGGATAGACACCGAAAAACTTTGTGAGCTGACGTCTGCAGCTGACAGTCTTCAATTAAAGCCATTGGTTGATCTTACTAGTCGAGCACTTGCTCGAATTATTGAAGGGAAGACACCTGAGGAAATCCGTGATATTTTTCATTTACCAGATGACTTAACGGAG GAAGAAAAATTGGAGCCACTGAAAAATTTAAACGATGATCCCAGGATTCGCTTATTGAATCGATTGTATGCAAAGAAACGGAAAGAACTACAGGAGCGCCAGAAACTAAAG GATATTCAGGTAAAGCAAGAGCAAAAGGATGAGCGATCTTTGGATGAGTTACTATGTTTTATAAATGGGGATGGAG GTTCTGGTGGTGGGAAAGCTggtaagaataagaaaaagaacaAGAGAAGGAAGGATCCTAAGAACCTCCCAAAGGCTGACCCTGAACATGTAAATAAG GACGAAGGTGCCCGTGCGGTTTCATGCAATGTGGGTGCTGTTAATAATATTTCTAGAGCTCCTTGCCCAAGTTCAGATGTGCAAGGTGATAATGAGTATCCCTTTGAAGATGGTGATCTTGATgatggacttgatcctgcaatgcAGGAAGAGCTTGATAG GGAAGTAGAGGACTTCGCAAGGAGGCTGAATTCTGTTTGGCCTGAAAGAATGCATTTGGGTCAAGAAAGAAGAATTGAGTCACAGCTGATTGGTG GGTTCAATCACAGGTGA